ATCGTGTAGTGCGGGTATTTGACGAGATCATTGTGCCGGCCTTTGGCGTGCCTGAcctggtggtggtggtggtggtggtctGTTGTGTGTGTGCCTCTCTCTGCGTGTGCCAGTTGCCGCGGGACGGGCAGCGCACCTCTCTAGGCCAGCTAAAAGGTAGCTCAGTTAGCAGTGTTCTTGAAATAAAATGCACAAAAGTGGGGGGTTCAGATGCTTTAATACTTTTATCTTGGAAAGCAGCATGAATTACTGCAATATTATCGCGTCTTTCAAGGTCGTGAACGcgggttgatgatgttgaagagagagTGGGTGGGTAGCAGGTTGAGACTCGGCTTTTGCTGTGCTATGGTCAACGCCCTGCCTGCCTCCTCGCCTCGACAGGTCAGTccttaaaaaaaaagaccCAGACCCAGTGTCAGTCAGTGTCAGCGCATACATGCACCGGAGCTGACGGCGCGGGTCGGACAGACAAGGGACCAGGGGGCGGAAGGCGACCCAGGGATAACGGGGAGAAAAGAGTGTTCCTGACCTGTAAAGTCGATTTTTCTTATCTgttttccttttcttttctttccgTTTCTTTCAGCCTCTTATTCAGTAATTTATATGTGATAGTTCAAGTACAAACCGCGGGTTAGGTTGCTACTTTCGTGAACCGGGAAGGGACTGGGATGGAAGTGGCTCTTCATGCTTCCTGTGTCTAGGTAGATCCTCCACTAAGATACCTTACTTTTCAGTGGCTCCTGTTGCACCGAAGCTTCTAAGCACCCTCCCTGGCTTTACTCATTTACATGTGCTCACCTTCCCGAGTTCGCCTCCTTTCCTACTTTTACTTCattatctttctttctttttttcatcCTTTCCCTTGTTATTAGTCTCTCTACATAGTTCCACACAGAGCTCTGGGTCTTAACCCATGGTAAAATAGCTTGAACTTCCAGGTAATGAAGTTAATAGAGCTCTCCTCCCTCGCACCCAGCAACCAGCCACCCACACTCACTCCCCAATCCATCCACTAGCTCCCGCTCAATATGCTACTGAGTGCAGCTGGAGCCTGATAGCTCATACATTCTCAATCATTTCATGTCGaactctttttttttttttgtccAGCTTGTCTGTATGTTTAATAACACTCGAGAGTAGCGTCAATCATCATGTTGTTTGTATGAATGGATAAATAGGGGCTAGCTTGGCTCACCTCCATATCTGCAGCTAACAGTACGACGGGTATATGATGCCTTATGCCAACAGTAATAGACATCAAATTGGCATGGCACTGTTGGTACTGTGTTTCAACGACGACTCAACCGGGTCATCCCTTATCTGCAAGTCCCAGCACTCAAGGCAGCCACATCACCAATAACTGGACGACTGTCTGACCTCTCCTCTCCGCACTTTGCTGCCATATATCGTCATAAACCATATGCTGTCAGGGGGTCTGCGCCATCAGCGGGCATGACAAAGAGTGGTTCACGCTCACTCAGCACTTTGGGAGTCAGCCCCTGCGCAGAAATATATGTGCGCAGTATCGTGGGTTCTCCCTAATTTGCATTCTCAGTCATATTGCCTCTCGCTAACCATCTTTGTCAGTCTTATCGCTATTGCGCCCAGCCTGCCTTGGTATGCCTCAACGATTCAATCAGTTCGGTTGAACTCTTGCAAACATGCATCACATAGACAGAATTCCATGGTTGATCAGTATCAGGTTGTGTtagacttatatatatctttcTGGTCATGCCAGACCACCTGACCAACACGGTGTGCTTCGCTTTTCGAGATTCCAATCATGCATATTGACCATCCAGCTGCCCACTCTGTTCGATGGAAGTGTTTTCATCCGCATAGCTCGTCCAACGGTAGAGAAGCTTGTGAGCCTGAATGTTGGGTTTACATCCTGGTTGACTTGATTCTTGTTTGCCTATCCTCGGATTCTTTCATCAATTGTTCAGCAACTCTCCAGCTTGTCCGTCTTATCTTGTCGTTTTCTTTTactcttcatcgtcctccttcttggcggtcttcttcttaggcttgctcttcttcttgccggTGTTTCTGGCCAGGGGCTGCTCCAGGATCTTGAGaacctcctcatcctcaatctTCTTGTCGGACTCATACTTCTCGAGGTCCAGAGGACGATAATAGCCACCAAGCTTGGTGATACCGTTCTTGGTAATGGCTGCATGTCGTGTCAGTATCAACTTTCGAACTGGTCAACCTCTCGACGTGCGACTTACCAAGGGTTGTGAGATATCGAGCAACGGGGGAGTTGTCCTTGTCACCAACTAGCTCATATTGGCGGAAGACGTTGCCTCGGACACATTCAACGACACCAGACTTGGCATCACGCTCGTCCTCAAGCTGTCGCAAGCTGAAGGGGAAGATGCCGAACTTCTTCTGGACCTCGTTGAGGATCTTTCGCGAGGTGGGTCGCTTGAGACCGTAGGTCTGGTTGGTGCGGCGGTGGAGGGTAGCACGCTGATCAAGACCCTTCACCTTGCCCGAGCCCAGACTGACACCGGTCTCGACACCCCATACCTCACCAATCTCAGGAACGCCCTCGCCCTTGGTACCCTCGGCGGGGGCAAGGACAATCTTCTTGCTGCCCTCAATCTCGTTGTGGTCGAACAACCAAGAGGTGGTGCTCTCGACGAGGTTAACTTCGTAGGCCTTGGTGACCTTTTCTAGGAGGCTGGTGATCTTGGCCTGTGTAGGGGCCTTCTGGGaggcagccttggccttctcctcctcgctgcCCTGGGCGAGGAGACCAGGGGGGATCATCAGTCGCAGGAGAAGCTCGTTGACATAGTAGTTGGCGAGAACCAGGTCAGCGGTGCGACCGGTGATCTTGTCGCCTGCCTTGTCCTCTGGGGTAGCAATCACGGTGTCACAGACAATGGAACCCGAAAGCCATCGATCTGGGCGCCTAGCTGGATCTTGATAGCCTCACCATCCTTGATCTCGGTATTGGCCTCAGCCTCGTCGGAGGTGAGAGGAGTGTAGGGAGTGACGTAGGACGAGGGGGAGACGGTAGTGGGGTGGGAGAAACCTTTTAAGTGGCGTCAGCTTCAACGATATCCATAGACCAAGTTTTGCGTGTGTGACGAACCcttgttgatcttctttCCTCGGTAAACCTtggcaacttcttcttcgatcAACTTGTCACCCTGCTGGCAGATGTCGACGATCTTGGCGCCAGGGACGACGAGCTTGGAGACCTCAGCAAGGACCTTCTCGGAGATCTGAGCGGCGGTCTTGTACTTGGTAAGGGTATCTGGGTTGGCCAGAGAGTAGTCTGTGTGGTTATGTCAGCACAATAGAGCTCAATGCGACGAAATTGATGTGCCCATGCGAGGCCATCGCGGGGTACTGATGACGAGGGCATTCGCAGTAATGTTGTTGTGGTGGCGGGGCAGTGAGGAGCAACGAGGGGCAGCAACAGTCGTATGCCTCCGACGTGACAGCCCAGTGCACGGCAGAGCTACAAAGGAGCTCTGAGATTTTAATGGAAGGGAAGGGATGGGATGGGACAGCTAATTGGGCACTGTAGCGCTTTGTAACGCTTTTTccgggggggggggggggacTCACCGGTTTCCTTGGTCTCGGACGACATGATGGGCAATATTTGTTGACTCGTTGTGTTTAAAAAGTTGAAAGAAGAACTGCAAATGCAAATGCCGGGGAAGAGTGGATGGAAGCTTGAGCAAGTCAGATCAGGCTGGGTCAGTCGCACGCGCACACAAGAATCCAGAATCCAATCCAATACGAATAGCGCCCAGTGTGGAATGGGGACTTGGAAGTGGGGTTTGAGCTGGGAGGGTTTCGACAACagggtttggtttggtttcTATTTGGTGGAGGGGTTCTGATCAATCTCAGGTACGGTGATGGAGGATAGAGCCTGAAGAGGCAGTATTTATTCATTACCTACCTACCATCCACCGGATTTGGCATCAGGTATTTGCCTAGTATATTGTCATGATTTGTTGTGACTCTCCCCGAGGAGTCGTTGCATACATATTGGGCCTCTTGTTGGCCCAGCTCATGCCATTCCTCGATGACTCGACTATAGGATCAGTGAATAAATATCCATGCAGTGTGGGCGTATTTGTGTGCGCAAGCAGCCGCCACATGCTTGCAGACACGGACGGGAGGAATCCTTGATGATCCAAGCCATTGGTAGATCATTGTCTCGACGATATTCACTCGGTAAAAGGATTTTCTAATATGGGAGCTTGGGCATGTGCTGTATTTCTCCACTTGTTTACTTTCTCACGTTATAACCACCTTTTTTGCGACACAATTCGTTTAATTAAAAAGGCAGTCTCGATAATGAGGGGCCATGAGCACATGCTATAAATCATGACTTCATCCAGCCCTGGACTATTTCTATATTGGGCTGTCGGCCACTCCCGTCCGTTGTGAGCCTCTGTCGGCTACCCTAGAGTATCCAGGTCCCGCTCTCAGTAACAATTCACACAACTCTCCCCTGTAAAAATTCTTTCTTGGCACGCACTGTTAGTGCACTGTTAGGAGCGGGATTTTCTACGGGCTACTCGGCCACACAATACTGCGGGGACGCCATCGGCTCCCTAACAGCAGTTTTCAGAGAAGGAATTTTGGAGAGTTCACCTTCTCTGACAACACCTTTGTCGGATCTAATGGCGGCACCTCAGAACCAGAACGCCTTAGATATCGGAGGACGGTGCCCGTGGCATCGGTAGCGACATCCTCCCGATCAACGACGCCGATTGCGATGGGTTTTTCCCCTTTGAAGGCAAGCCGCACCGCCGGCCTCTGATTCCTTCCCAAGGTTTTTCCCTGCCGCCACGACAGTCGACTACGAGCTACAACTTGGTTACTGGAGATTGTGGACTGCGTCAGCAGATGTAGTGATGCGTGAGAGAATTCTGGTCGGTGGAAAAAGCTCGACAGTAGATTGCCCCCGAACCCGCTGACGGGTGACGGGCTTGAGAAATACAGCACCTTTTGTGCCATTGGTATGCTGGATGGTGAAGGAAGCGGGGTTTCCCTGTACCTAgctagctcagcacgtctTTTGCTCCAGTAGGAGATCTGGCTTCGTTACAGCCACCCagacgaaaaatatacaaacaaacaaacaaacaaacaaaagTAACAATTCACAAATTTAGTTTGCTGCTATATGGCGATTTATTAGATGGAGCACTTATGTATCATGACTTGGATTCGATATATAGACATTTCACATGCAAGCTGTTTGACTTCAGCCGTTATAAGTCatacatcaacatcgacaacACAACCTTAAGCTTGAAAGCTCATCAATGATCTCTTGTGTCAAGGTTCACAATCAGCcaagaaaataaatattatcAATAAACATAAGCCCTTATGATCTACCAAACACCAAGCCTAATCACATAGCTCAGAACAGTAATACGCTGTAATTTGGCATCGTCATTTAATGAAATATTCAGGATCAGTCGTGCTTTGGGACTCCAGACTGCTAACTCTATAGTAACATGAGCTATCCCAAGACATATCAGATATAAAGAAAAACCAGACAGACTACAAGTAATGAGAATAAAGAGCAAGTACTACAAGAAAGCATGCAGAAGACGTCAACTCAACGACGAGCAACTGTCAGGTAGTCACCGAATTACAAGCCACACCTGATAGAGATACAGGTGGCGCAGTCGAGTCTAGATACATCAAGTTGGACGGGAAATTACGCCGACAGAATGTACAACTACATTCAGCCACAGGACGCCCTGACTGATCAAACTCCCGTCCTAGTCGCAGCGTGGCAGAAATCCTCACGTCCCAGCCTGCACCAGCATTGGCAACTGAACTTACCAAATCGTCAAGCCTTGTCGCCTCGCGCTTTTTAACCTTTAGCCTTTCACCCCAACAACGCCGATTCCACCGGCCAAGGACAACACTCAGATAAGACATCAAACTATCCGCCGCGTACTGAACACAAAAAGTTGTAAACTCTCGCTTGTTTCCTTTCCAACGCGGCAGTTCCGCTGCGCCGCGACCCGCGACCGCGATCCGCGCCCCGTTACCGTCTGAACATGGCCGCTCAGCCCTCCGCGTCAACGTCTTCGGCGCCGGCCACGGGCTCGGCTGCCACAGGCGCAGATAAGGATGTGTCCTCCTCAAACTCTCCCAGTAATATTCCAGTGCGCACGAAGGAGTCCTTCGATAAACTCATGGTCGAGCGGTACATCACCCGCGATGCCATCGCCGCCGCGGCGCTCGGCGGTCAGCTCGACCAGACACGCAAGATAATGAGCGACACGCGCGACAAGATCCAAGAATACCGCCAGGTCCGCACCGAGTATCGTCAATGGTTCCCCCCGTCGAGGCTCTACGGAGAGGGCTACAATGGCTTCGCCAATGGATACACAGAGAACCAAGGACCCTCACGAATCATCTATCCCTCCCAGAAGCCCCGACCTGGCCAACGAACGACGCCACCCCTCAAGTACAAGCGCAAGGATATGTTGAAGCAGGCCGAGCAGCACGAGGAGCTGGTCCCGTTGCGTTTAGAGGTTGAGTGGGATAAGATCAAGCTGCGCGATACTTTTACCTGGAATTTGCACGAGAGGCTTCTACAGGTCGAATTGTTCGCCGCGCAACTTGTTGAAGATATGGGTCTAAAGCCCCCCGCGTCTCAACCGGTATACGAGCAGGTCGTGCATCAAATGCGGGAGCAGCTCAATGACTTTTACCCGTTGGTATATTCAGAAGATGATGCGCTTGACCCCGAGCTCCCCTATTCAGCATACAAAAACGACGAGATGCGAATCCTCGTCAAGCTGAATATTACGATTGGCCAGCATACCCTTGTTGACCAGTTCGAATGGGAAATCAATAACCCGTCAAACTCGCCAGAGGACTTTGCTGCCAACATGGCTCGGGATCTGTCCCTATCTGGCGAATTTACAACCGCCATCGCACACTGTATTCGAGAGCAGACACAACTTTTTACCAGAAGTTTGTACAGCGTTGGCCATCCTTTCGATGGCCGACCAGTCGAAGACCCTGATCTCGTCGGCGCATTCCTCCAGACGCCTCTCCCCACTGTCTTCCGACCGCAGCAGCAGGCCAAGGAATACGCACCATATCTCTACGAACTCAGCGAAGCCGATCTGGAGCGGAACGAAACGATATTCTCCCGTGAGCAGCGTCGCCAGAAGAGATCGATCAACAGAAGAGGAGGTCCCCAGCTGCCCGATCTCAGAGAAAGGCAAAGAACCATTCGAACGTTGGTCGTCTCTTCTGTTTTGCCTGGGGCTGCAGCCACCATTGACGAGAGTAGACTCTACAAAAGGGCTGCTGGCCCCAGGGCGAAGCGCGTTGTACGTGATGGAGAGATCTCAGATTCAGATGATAGCGACGATTCAGCTCCTGATTCACCCGCTCCCTCACAAATCACGGGTGGTACTGCTCGAACACGAGGTATGCGCGGTGCTGCATCTGCAGCTCAGCAAAGAATGGCCAACCTCGGCCGGTCTGAAACCCCTGAATCAAGCGCCATCACACATCACCACGAGACCAGGACCTCCCGCCGGTTCAGAGAGGAAACAGAAGAGCCGTCGCATTTGATCGTGACACTCAAGCTCTCCCGCGACAAGCTGAGGCGGTTGATGAACCGCGACTACTCAGACTTGAGGCCGCCATCTCAGACACCAGTGTCCTTCCCACGAGCACCCAGCGCCTCCACTCCCTCAAGATCCATGCCACCGCCACCTTCGACCCCGTCCAGCGCTATGCCTCACGCTTCAGCAACTCCATCCTCGTCCCTTCCGCCAGGTCAACTTGGCCGATTACCGGCCCCTCCGACAGTTCCTGGACAGTCTTCTCACATGCCATCAGTAGGTCACCAAGCCTTTGAATAATACGCACATCGACAGTGGTACTGACTGCAATGCTTCTCCAGCCCCCGGCCCCTGAATGGCTTGTCAATGCCCTCAAGGAATTAGAGAAGACCTATAACCGTGGCGACAGGTTTGAGGCCACGATGAAGTACTCCTATCTGCACCCCGTGACAGAGCTACCTATCCAAGGCCAGCCTCTGCCCGAAGGTGTCAAATATGCCTGGCTGCCGCGTATCCGCTGCCTGGACTGTACAACTAAGCTCTATACACCTGGCCCAGATATGACGGTTAAGAAGTTTGAGACCCATCTCGAATTTTCAGGCCACAAGAATGCTGTTGCTAAGCGCGTGGCGAGGGAGGCCAATCCTTGAGTTTCCGATTTATTATGCGGGCGCTTCTCAAGCAGCATGTGAAACAGAGATTTCGCCACTGTATGTATACCTTACTACCCGGCCTTGTTCTCTTGGGCTGCATCTTGCTCGATGACAAAGGGGCGTTCTTGGTTCTTTTCAAATTTACTTTGCATCGGGATTTTCAGTTTCAAAGACAGAGAGTTAGTGACTGGTGGATTTTCATCATTGTTTTGTACATAAAGCCTCGAGTTCTATGAGCACAGAAGGGAATGACGGGGTCATGAGGAACCGACGAAACGAACAGCTGTCTCTTCCTCCCTCCAGGTTGGTCTATTATTCATTTTGGAGTCTACGGGAGAACTAGGCGCTGTACAGCTGGGCTAGGACAGGGAGTGAAAATCAATATCAGAGCGTTTGCTTACATGTTTTCCATACCTGACATGTACAGGACTGGCCTTTTAGGTACATACAATATGAGTCTGAGGTCGCTCATGACTTGTAAATCGAGATTGAAATGTCATGAAAACGAAATGCTATTGCTAGAGTCCCGTATGAGAGGGTATACGACAAGACAATTACCCACAAACCAAAGACTCCCTTCCCTGTATGATAGAAGCCAAACGGACTCCCCAAATCTCATCGGCTTTGTCACCACTCTTGTACCTATATAAGAGAGAAAGATCAGACCCAATAATAATAGAAGAGGCATGATTTCAAAATATTGGCATCCTGTAATCCCAACCATGGTACTTGGCCCCTTGATTACTCGTCAGCATCAATTTCCATATCGTCTGTGCCCTTGCCCCGTCGTGACCTCGTTGACCTCGTTGGTCGCTTTACCTCTGCAAGAACACTGGCCTTGACAGGTGGCTTAGACGCACCCCTGCTCTTCAGTGCTGGAGCTGCGTTTCTTCCGTTGAATCTGGGTTCTCCAGGCTTATCCGCTTCCGGTTCTGGAGGCTCGTCGTTGTCCGATGCCTTATTactgtcatcttcatcgtcttcctctggGGGAGCATCCGAAAGCTCTGATTCATCGTCGCCTGAACTGGCCTCGCCACCTTCACTATCATTTTCTGGATATTCCCAGTCGGCCACGCCCTCCAgcatctcctcctcgtcttcttcgtcttctcgCTCTGTATAGACAGACACCTTATGAGCTCTACCACTGCGACGACGTTCTGAAGGCGGTGGTGTGTCTTTGACTGGCTTGGATTTCTTAGGTTTCGGGACCTTTTTGGGCCTGCTATCACGCTTCTCTCGGATGACTGTCTTGATTTGAGTTCTCACCCTCTTTGCTGGAGGATCCTGCTTTTCTCCCGTTGATTTTCGTTTCTATGATCAATCATTAGGAGTAATCTTCATAGCGACTAAGGAGCACAAACCTTCTTGCGATCGGCAGCTTTGAGCAGTTCGTCCAACTTCTCGTCCAGCTCTTCTGGCATATATTGCTTCTGGGCAATCTCATGGGCAACGCTACTCGACGGCAAGCTTTGCACAAGACCGCTTGGCAGGCCGACATTGCCCGAATAAGCCTGGAAAACCCAGTTTTTCCTCTCTTGCCACTTGCGTGTGACTGCCATTGCGATATCAGCCAGCACATATATCCGCTCACTAGCCTCGGGGTTCAGTGCATCGCGCGTTTGCTTGACACGCTCAGCGTACTTGTAGATCAATGAAATGTTCTCTTCTGTTGCACAAGTATTAAGATAAAAGACGAAATAATTGGCGAAATCAGCCAGGTCATCAACGTCAGAGCTGTAGTCAGGATGGTGAGCCAGTAGAGGAATGAAGCGACTAATCATGGCCTCGAGTACGTGAGCCCTGTTTTGAGCAAAGAGTCGGGCTCTGGATCTCAACCAGGTTTCTACCCGGCTTTTGAGTTCTGCTGCTGGCTCgaaagcagccaagaagagcaTTGTGTAAAATCTCGCCCGTAATCTTCCTTGAGTGATGTAGCTTTGTAATTTCTCCATGAAATGACGACGAACCTCAAGTTCTGTGTCTTGCACGAGCTCTGCAAGCTTGTTGAAGCTAGCGGGATCAAACTCGTCATCGTACTTTTTGACAGTACATAGTTTCAGGATCAGAAGTCCAGCAAGAAGTCTGAGTCGTTTTTTGTGAGCCAATGGAGTATCCTTGACTTTGCAAAACTCTCCTTCTTGCACCACAAATTCTTTCAGGAGTTTAAAGACCAGTTTCACTCGAGTCAGGGagtcatcgtcgtcctgaTTCGCGAGCGCTTGATTGACCAGTGTCCTCATGGCAAGACATTTTGCTTGTAGTTCCTCATTCAtgtcctcatcctcgaccCAGGAAACCTCAGGGTTCTTGTCATTAGTACGGACTTGACGCAGAATTTGCTTGATTGTCAAGTCGTTGAttgtctcatcaaagtctagAGTGACTGTTGGTGCTAGACGTTCAAGCTGGCTGACTGCAGCcaatcttgtcaagaaaTTCGGCGAGCCATACTTGAAGTCCTTCATGATTCTTTGCAGAAGAGCGGTGGCGGTAACTTTACTCTTGTCATCGTTCTTAGCAAGCAGAATGTTGACGGCATACTTGGCACTTCTGGCAGGAACCCCACATAAGGCGTAGTCCATAAGAACCTGAATGAACTTCTTGTCATAGGTAATCTCCTGGGGATATCTTTTGGAATAGGACGAGTATGCCTTGAGAATATCCACCACGGCGGGCTCGTTAGGCTGGCTGCCTGACGGTGCTTGGCTGATGATCTCCTTTCTGAGATTGTCCGAATGAGCCTTGAAAAGCGCAGGATTTCGCTGTGATATATCATTCAAGATCTCATGGGCAACTGTAGAGAATCCAGCTTTGTCATTCTTGGAGTAGTCCATGATTGTAGCCAAGTGACTCCGATTATACATCAAAGAGCCGGCCCGGTAAATTAGAGGGATGAGGGTATCCAAACAGCTCGCTGACCCTGGGTTACCTTGGACCTTGGCAATCAACTCCTTGATGGCTCTTCGGACATGTAGATATTCGGTATCGGATGCAATAATAAACTTGAGAAGCTGGTAACAACGGCGATCGTTGAGTTTCGCGAACTTCTGGAGATCGCTACGGACCTTGAGCGGATCCGGGAAAAACGCACCGAACCACTGGAAGGTCTTGCTCAAGGCGGCTTTGACCTTTTCCTCGTTTGCATTGATCACCCCCCCGTTATAGGCTTCACATTGCTGAATGAATACTTCAACTCCCTTGGCAACCTGGGGCTGACGGGCCTGCATAATGAAAAAAGCCCTCTTGGCAGACGCATCCAGTGACTTAAGCAACAGTAGGATCCTCTCTGCGCGAATTTTGTCCTGATCCGCCTGGCTATTGGCCGTCTGCGACTGAGAGGCCGCCTTTGATTTTGCGCCCTTTATGAAGGGATACTTCAAAGGGACCAAACACTCGAACATGACCCGTTCAAGAAGAATGATGAGATCCTCATCGCCGATATACCACACACTGAGGATGCGGGAAGGCACACCACCTAAGCAGGATATGACAGCCTCTTGTCCATCAGCAATCTCCCCAGCACCAACTGACCACAACTTTGCCAGTAGAACCATGGCTTCAACACGTACGGCGGGCTTCTTATCACGAGATCGATCCGCCAAGCTGGCAAATATTGAGCCAGTCTTCTCTACGCCTCCGAGAGCTCCAAGTTTCAGAACGATGTCGCGGAAGTCAAACAGCTCGACTGCTTGTACCGCAGCCAGCCGAACTTTCTCTTCGCTGTCATTGAGCTTTTCGTAGAGTGCCTTGATGAGCTCGTTCTCCTCTTCGCGGCTAAGACCAATGCCCCCTGCAGACGTGGCCAATATAtaaccagcagcagagatCCAAGCCGCACGAATGATGGCGGCCTTGTCATTCTTTCTCCCAACGAAGTTGCGATACGCGGCATGATGTATTTGAGCAAAAGACTGAGGTGAGTAAGGTTTTGTCAAGACGTTCTCGACGGCTGGGGGTGGAGTGTCGTCCAGTAATTTTATGGGAGGATAAGCCGCTGGTTCCAACgaaggaggaggtggtggtcCCGCTGCACCAATGCCTGAAACCATGTCGCCAATCGTCTCTGTGGCGATTTGACGAAGATGCACATTGTCGGCTGAAAGCTCAGCATCGAGCTGCGGTACCACGTTGGAAAGAACTGTCGGGGCGGCTCGCCACAGTTCGCGAATGAGTAGATGGGCTTGGCGGAGACTCCTCAGATCTGCCTCTGATGGGCCCAGAGTcccgtcttcatcatcagaatCATCCGCATGTCGCTGCCCATTGGATTTGGTAGCGAAGCCGGAAGCGTTAAGGATAACGTCACTGAAGTATTGACTCACGTAACGTGCCATTTTATCGGAACATCCATTGCATATGT
This genomic stretch from Fusarium oxysporum f. sp. lycopersici 4287 chromosome 5, whole genome shotgun sequence harbors:
- a CDS encoding methionyl aminopeptidase, coding for MSSETKETDYSLANPDTLTKYKTAAQISEKVLAEVSKLVVPGAKIVDICQQGDKLIEEEVAKVYRGKKINKGFSHPTTVSPSSYVTPYTPLTSDEAEANTEIKDEDKAGDKITGRTADLVLANYYVNELLLRLMIPPGLLAQGSEEEKAKAASQKAPTQAKITSLLEKVTKAYEVNLVESTTSWLFDHNEIEGSKKIVLAPAEGTKGEGVPEIGEVWGVETGVSLGSGKVKGLDQRATLHRRTNQTYGLKRPTSRKILNEVQKKFGIFPFSLRQLEDERDAKSGVVECVRGNVFRQYELVGDKDNSPVARYLTTLAITKNGITKLGGYYRPLDLEKYESDKKIEDEEVLKILEQPLARNTGKKKSKPKKKTAKKEDDEE
- a CDS encoding sister chromatid cohesion protein PDS5 — protein: MARRRRVEKPAQVEEEEEVVEREDEQDQEEEQHEERDHDSENEEEGEQRSLAFDEEISWKPAKPIPTSTLIKRLDKLSKELSDLDQGAADLDSIRDVAKQLGHRNLLQHKDGGVKAYTACCLVDILRLFVPDAPFTDDQIKMIFTLFIKDILPALHDPTNPYDSQHKYVLASLTEVKSILLLHQISNADDLLLRLFNSTFDGVSASGSKAASEEQVAKDVEIHLTEMLMQLIDEAESVSASVVDAIISQFLRAAPPGGNRHKGQNGNQSTLLLKEEPPAYVMAKNICNGCSDKMARYVSQYFSDVILNASGFATKSNGQRHADDSDDEDGTLGPSEADLRSLRQAHLLIRELWRAAPTVLSNVVPQLDAELSADNVHLRQIATETIGDMVSGIGAAGPPPPPSLEPAAYPPIKLLDDTPPPAVENVLTKPYSPQSFAQIHHAAYRNFVGRKNDKAAIIRAAWISAAGYILATSAGGIGLSREEENELIKALYEKLNDSEEKVRLAAVQAVELFDFRDIVLKLGALGGVEKTGSIFASLADRSRDKKPAVRVEAMVLLAKLWSVGAGEIADGQEAVISCLGGVPSRILSVWYIGDEDLIILLERVMFECLVPLKYPFIKGAKSKAASQSQTANSQADQDKIRAERILLLLKSLDASAKRAFFIMQARQPQVAKGVEVFIQQCEAYNGGVINANEEKVKAALSKTFQWFGAFFPDPLKVRSDLQKFAKLNDRRCYQLLKFIIASDTEYLHVRRAIKELIAKVQGNPGSASCLDTLIPLIYRAGSLMYNRSHLATIMDYSKNDKAGFSTVAHEILNDISQRNPALFKAHSDNLRKEIISQAPSGSQPNEPAVVDILKAYSSYSKRYPQEITYDKKFIQVLMDYALCGVPARSAKYAVNILLAKNDDKSKVTATALLQRIMKDFKYGSPNFLTRLAAVSQLERLAPTVTLDFDETINDLTIKQILRQVRTNDKNPEVSWVEDEDMNEELQAKCLAMRTLVNQALANQDDDDSLTRVKLVFKLLKEFVVQEGEFCKVKDTPLAHKKRLRLLAGLLILKLCTVKKYDDEFDPASFNKLAELVQDTELEVRRHFMEKLQSYITQGRLRARFYTMLFLAAFEPAAELKSRVETWLRSRARLFAQNRAHVLEAMISRFIPLLAHHPDYSSDVDDLADFANYFVFYLNTCATEENISLIYKYAERVKQTRDALNPEASERIYVLADIAMAVTRKWQERKNWVFQAYSGNVGLPSGLVQSLPSSSVAHEIAQKQYMPEELDEKLDELLKAADRKKKRKSTGEKQDPPAKRVRTQIKTVIREKRDSRPKKVPKPKKSKPVKDTPPPSERRRSGRAHKVSVYTEREDEEDEEEMLEGVADWEYPENDSEGGEASSGDDESELSDAPPEEDDEDDSNKASDNDEPPEPEADKPGEPRFNGRNAAPALKSRGASKPPVKASVLAEVKRPTRSTRSRRGKGTDDMEIDADE